Sequence from the Corallococcus sp. EGB genome:
TCAGGCCCGGGCTTCGGAGCGGAGCATCCACTGGCCCAGGCCCACGCACGCGGCGGAGGTGAACAAGGTCAGCGGCCACGCGACGCCGAAGGGGGCATCAACTGCCATGAGCAGCGGCAATGGCGTCCAGCCCGCGAGGAAGGATGCCGGGGTGAGCCACAGCGCCCGGAGGCCGCGCGTGAGCCCCTGGATGAGGCCCAGGGCAAGCCCGGTGAGGGCAAGGCCGGCGAAGAGCGCCAGGGCGTAGGCCTTGTTGAACATCAGCATGTAGACGCCCAGCAGCGGAAAGACATGCACGAGGCCAGGGAGCCAGACGAGGAAGGCAGACAGCATCCAGCGGCGCGACGGCGGAGACCTGGGCATGGGCCCCAATCCATCGCATGTCCCGCGGCCTGACCAGCCACGCGAGCGGATACTGTCCGTCCGGGCACTGCCTCCTCGGGTGCACAGGCACCGAGCGAAGCCGTGAGCAGCACCCCCATCATCCGACGGCGGGTGGAGCGCGGAGGAAGCGGCCAGGCCGGAGCGTTCATGCCCCTGAGCCCGCCTTCCCTGCGTCCATCGCAAGCCCTACTGCGCCGTCTCCAGTTGGGCCTGACAGGTCTTGATGGGGGTGTTGCTGACGCCGTTGCAGGCGTAGCCCTGCCGGCAGTGGGCGTCGAGTTCACAGACGGCCGAGCACATCAACGTGTCGGCCTGGCGCGTGCACAGCGTGTACGCGGCACAGCCTCTGGCCTCCCCTTCCACGGTGCAGCCCTGCGCGCAGAAGCCGCCGGGGAAGTCCTTGCGACAGGTGAGACCGGATTCACAGCCATCCGTGCCGCAGGGTCCCCCCACGCCGCCATTGCTGCCTCCACAGGCGAGGAGGGGGAGGACCGCCAGCAGGGGGAACAGCCTCCGGGTGCATCGCATGTGGAATCCGCTCAATTCCATGCAGGGCCGGCCCCCCACCGGGGCCAGCATGCGACTCGCCGGACAGCGTGTCCACCGCCGCGTCTGCCTTTCGTCCGTTCGCGACCCATGTCTATCCAATCGGCTGGGTGCGCTGGAGCAGCCAGTCGCGCGCGGCGCCCTGGACGTGGGGCTGGAGCCGCTCGCGCACGGTGGCGTGATAGGCATTGAGCCAGTCCTGCTCCTCCCGGGACAACAGGGCCGCGTCCACCAACCGCGTGTCGATGGGGCAGAGGCTGAGCGTCTCGAAGCGCAGGAAGTCGCCGAACTCCGTCTTCCGGTCCGGCACGGCGGCGATGAGGTTTTCGATGCGGATGCCCCAGCGGCCCGGCCGGTAGAGGCCGGGTTCGTTGGAGGTGATCATCCCCGGCTCCATCGCGGTGGTGATGTCATTGGACATCGTCGGGGAGAAGCCGTGCGGCCCTTCGTGGACGTTGAGGAAGAAGCCCACGCCGTGGCCCGTGCCGTGGCCATAGTCCAGCCCCTCCGCCCAGAGCGGCGCGCGCGCCAGCGCGTCCAGGTTCGGGGAACGGGTGCCCCGGGGGAAGCGGGCGCGGGACAGGTTGATCATCCCGCGCAGCACCAGCGTGAAGTCGCGACGCTGCTCGGGCGTGGGCTCGCCCACGGGCACCACCCGGGTGATGTCCGTGGTGCCGGACGTGTACTGGCCGCCGGAGTCGATGAGCAGCAGGCCCTGGGGCTCCTGCCCCGGCAGGCACACCGTCGCGTGCGAGGTCCGCGTCGCGCGGTAGTGCGGCATGGCGGCGTTCGCGTTGAACGCGGCGATGGTGGAGAAGCTGAGCGACACGAAGCCCGGGCGCTTCGCCCGCTCCGCGGAGAGGCGCTCGTCCACGGTCAGCTCGGTGATGGGCTCACGGCCCAGGGCGGACTCGAACCAGGCGAAGAACGCGCACAGCGCGGCGCCGTCCTGCTCCATGGCGTCGCGGAAGTGCGCGAGCTCCGCGTCCGTCTTGCGCGACTTGGCCACGGTGGACGGGTTGAGCCCCTCCACCACGGTGACGCCCTTGCCCACCGCCTGCCTCAGCCCGTAGGTGATGCGCCGAGGGTCCACCAGGAGCCGGGCTCCCTCGGGCAGCGCCGCCAGCGCGCGGGCCGCCTCGTCGTACGGGTGCAGGGTGATGCCGTCCGCCTCCAGCGCCGCGCGCAGCGCGTCCGGCACCTTGCCCTCGCCAATGAACAGGCGGGCCCCTCCGGGCTCCACCAGCAGGTGCGCGAGGAACACCGGGATGTGGTCCACGTCCGCGCCGCGCAGGTTGGTCAGCCACGCGACGTCGTCCAGCGTGGAGATGAAGTGATGCGTGGCGCCCAGCACGCCCATCTCCGCGCGCACGGCCCGCAGCTTGTCGGTGCGCGACACGGGCGACAGCGCATGCGCGTACACGGGCGCGGCGGGGAGGGGCGGCCGGTCCGTCCACGCCTCCGCCACCACGTCCAGGTCCGTGCGCAGCACCACCCCCACCGCCGACAGCTGCGCTGCCGCCGCGCGGGCCTGCCCCAGCCCCAGCACCGCCCCGTCCACCGCCACCGTCTGCCCCTGCGGGATGTTCGCGGCCAGCCAGTCCAGCGGGGACTGTCCGGGCGCGTTCGTCGTCCGCACCGTCGCGATGCCGCTGCCCTTCAACTGGGCGTCGGCCTGCTCCCAGTAGCGGCTGTCCACCCAGAGGCCCGCATCGTCGGCGGTCACCACCAGCGTGGC
This genomic interval carries:
- a CDS encoding aminopeptidase P family protein, coding for MGLEQTQGAAARERIARLRQVMRERGVAAVWVPTSDPHLSTYLPGRWKGREWASGFTGSLATLVVTADDAGLWVDSRYWEQADAQLKGSGIATVRTTNAPGQSPLDWLAANIPQGQTVAVDGAVLGLGQARAAAAQLSAVGVVLRTDLDVVAEAWTDRPPLPAAPVYAHALSPVSRTDKLRAVRAEMGVLGATHHFISTLDDVAWLTNLRGADVDHIPVFLAHLLVEPGGARLFIGEGKVPDALRAALEADGITLHPYDEAARALAALPEGARLLVDPRRITYGLRQAVGKGVTVVEGLNPSTVAKSRKTDAELAHFRDAMEQDGAALCAFFAWFESALGREPITELTVDERLSAERAKRPGFVSLSFSTIAAFNANAAMPHYRATRTSHATVCLPGQEPQGLLLIDSGGQYTSGTTDITRVVPVGEPTPEQRRDFTLVLRGMINLSRARFPRGTRSPNLDALARAPLWAEGLDYGHGTGHGVGFFLNVHEGPHGFSPTMSNDITTAMEPGMITSNEPGLYRPGRWGIRIENLIAAVPDRKTEFGDFLRFETLSLCPIDTRLVDAALLSREEQDWLNAYHATVRERLQPHVQGAARDWLLQRTQPIG